A region of Bacillus rossius redtenbacheri isolate Brsri chromosome 2, Brsri_v3, whole genome shotgun sequence DNA encodes the following proteins:
- the LOC134529157 gene encoding uncharacterized protein LOC134529157, with protein sequence MQLLTRETSKGELFDKIIDCLPEMKAHVNITRVQHAAFQNDKKENDIQILQIDFAMSFGCEYQNEVQSALWTRSSVLLFTAALFYKGNCQTYLICSDSKNKDKDTIFVFLEFLYSEIFKCDRNSDRNPKSEIIWSDGPSAEFKNNYMVKTIGYLAEKFRKPFTWKYFATPHGKGVVDGIGGNVKRLVRQKMLSQGDGVIVQCAKDFASLAVQVVKSTQIFYIEESHITSEISDKTPWEDVLPIPGISKFHLIEVNPGGAIICRNQDLSSDTHCFGRSTDFGEGLDEQCNDLAVGHWVLVEYNGVKYPGEIISVEGSNSFKVSVMEESNVKGLFKWLKDIAERVRVDAINYSSQEIIKKISAPVLANS encoded by the coding sequence atgcAACTTTTAACTAGAGAAACTTCGAAAGGTGAactatttgataaaattattgattgCCTGCCTGAAATGAAGGCACATGTTAATATCACGAGAGTTCAGCATGCTGCTTTCCAAAATGATAAAAAAGAGAATGACATTCAAATTCTTCAAATAGATTTTGCAATGTCTTTTGGTTGTGAATACCAAAATGAAGTCCAAAGTGCTCTATGGACTCGCTCAAGTGTTCTTCTTTTTACAGCTGCACTGTTTTACAAGGGAAACTGTCAAACATACCTTATCTGCTCAGACtcaaaaaataaagataaagacaccatttttgtatttttggagTTTCTTtacagtgaaatttttaaatGTGACAGAAATTCTGACAGGAATCCCAAATCAGAAATTATATGGAGTGATGGGCCGTCTGCAgaattcaaaaataattacatggTGAAAACTATTGGATATTTGGCTGAAAAGTTCAGGAAACCATTCACATGGAAGTATTTTGCTACACCGCATGGGAAAGGTGTAGTAGATGGAATTGGTGGAAATGTGAAGCGTCTTGTTCGCCAAAAAATGCTGAGCCAGGGTGATGGGGTAATAGTTCAATGTGCTAAAGATTTTGCTTCTCTAGCTGTTCAGGTAGTCAAAAGCACACAAATCTTCTACATTGAAGAAAGTCACATAACTTCAGAAATATCTGACAAAACCCCATGGGAAGATGTATTGCCTATCCCGGGAATTTCAAAATTCCACTTGATTGAGGTCAATCCAGGTGGCGCAATCATTTGTCGAAATCAAGATCTTTCTTCGGATACTCACTGCTTTGGTCGGTCTACTGACTTTGGTGAAGGATTAGATGAACAGTGCAATGATCTGGCTGTAGGACATTGGGTTCTTGTTGAATATAATGGAGTCAAGTATCCTGGTGAGATAATTTCGGTTGAGGGCAGTAATTCATTCAAAGTGTCTGTGATGGAAGAGTCCAATGTGAAAGGACTTTTCAAATGGCTTAAGGACATTGCAGAACGGGTTCGAGTAGATGCTATAAACTACAGTTCTCAAGAGATAATTAAAAAGATATCGGCACCAGTGTTAGCAAACAGTTGA